One part of the Natronorubrum sediminis genome encodes these proteins:
- a CDS encoding YeiH family protein: protein MNVSRLAPGLVALCLGAIVARVLAVSFGVNHLLLAIALGFVATNVVGIPDRLEPGIATHKLWLGAGIVLMGVSISLETVLEVGGPILVVVVGVTAGTLLVVELLARNVFGLTDRMGSLLAAGASICGVSAVVAVAGAVRAREEQIAYAAATVLLFDAITIVVYPIIGDLLDLSSVVFGTWAGVTMFSTGPVVAVGFAHSDVAGQWATMTKLSRNALIGVVVLAYASYYARHVGGGRPSVRTLWDEFPKFVLGFLALALLASAGVLSAGQLDSIENAYNWLFVLAFVGLGTEIKLGDLRNTGVTPALVVLVAFFLSSLASLAVLLALF from the coding sequence ATGAACGTCAGTCGGCTGGCCCCGGGATTGGTGGCTCTCTGTCTCGGTGCGATCGTCGCTCGAGTGCTCGCCGTTTCGTTCGGGGTAAATCACCTCTTGCTCGCGATCGCACTCGGATTCGTTGCGACGAACGTCGTCGGAATTCCCGATCGACTCGAGCCTGGAATCGCGACGCACAAGTTGTGGCTGGGTGCCGGAATCGTCCTCATGGGCGTGTCGATCTCGCTCGAGACCGTTCTCGAAGTTGGTGGCCCTATTCTGGTGGTCGTCGTCGGAGTGACCGCTGGGACGTTGCTCGTCGTCGAACTTCTCGCGCGCAACGTGTTCGGGTTGACCGATCGAATGGGATCGCTGCTCGCGGCCGGTGCCAGCATCTGTGGTGTCTCGGCGGTCGTCGCGGTCGCCGGTGCCGTTCGTGCTCGCGAAGAACAGATCGCGTACGCGGCTGCGACGGTCCTGCTGTTCGACGCGATCACGATCGTCGTCTATCCGATCATCGGCGACCTGCTCGACCTCTCGAGTGTCGTCTTTGGGACGTGGGCTGGAGTCACGATGTTCTCGACGGGTCCGGTCGTCGCCGTGGGATTCGCGCATTCCGACGTTGCTGGCCAGTGGGCAACGATGACGAAACTGTCACGAAACGCGCTGATCGGTGTGGTCGTCCTCGCGTACGCGAGTTACTACGCACGCCACGTCGGCGGGGGTCGTCCGTCCGTCCGGACCCTCTGGGACGAGTTTCCGAAGTTCGTCCTCGGCTTTCTTGCGCTCGCACTCCTCGCGAGCGCGGGCGTGCTTTCCGCTGGCCAATTGGACTCGATCGAGAACGCCTACAACTGGTTGTTCGTCCTCGCGTTCGTCGGTCTCGGGACGGAGATCAAACTCGGTGATCTTCGCAATACCGGCGTGACACCCGCACTCGTCGTCCTCGTTGCGTTCTTCCTCAGCAGTCTCGCGTCGCTCGCAGTGTTGTTAGCTCTGTTTTAG